A region from the Novosphingobium sp. 9U genome encodes:
- a CDS encoding phosphoadenylyl-sulfate reductase, which translates to MFNALDIQADVQPDRVRDRIDTSAKFQEADAVRLNRLFRGTETVEMLETLLKEQMAGDVAIVSSFGAESAVLLHVVSRIDPNVPVLFLDTGKHFAETLAYRDELIARLGLTNVRNLTPDAEDLAKRDETGLRWSYDPDGCCEIRKVKPLAKALAGYDATITGRKAFQASTRAALPRFEIDTTDAQGRLKINPLIDWSAEDLAAYVVEHDLPPHPLVAEGYPSIGCSPCTSKVAAGEDPRSGRWKGWDKVECGIHVAGGTSDINDLPPGYEPAF; encoded by the coding sequence ATGTTCAACGCCCTCGACATCCAGGCTGACGTCCAGCCCGACCGCGTCCGTGACCGCATCGACACCTCGGCCAAGTTCCAGGAAGCCGATGCCGTTCGCCTGAACCGCTTGTTCCGCGGGACCGAGACGGTCGAGATGCTGGAGACGCTGCTCAAGGAGCAGATGGCGGGCGATGTCGCGATCGTGTCCAGCTTCGGCGCCGAGAGCGCCGTGCTGCTGCACGTTGTCAGCCGGATCGATCCGAACGTGCCCGTGCTGTTTCTCGACACCGGCAAGCACTTCGCGGAGACGCTGGCCTATCGCGACGAGCTGATCGCGCGGCTCGGCCTGACCAACGTGCGCAACCTGACGCCCGACGCCGAAGACCTCGCGAAGCGCGACGAGACCGGCCTGCGCTGGTCCTACGATCCGGATGGCTGCTGCGAGATCCGCAAGGTCAAGCCGCTCGCCAAGGCCCTGGCCGGCTACGATGCGACGATCACCGGCCGCAAGGCGTTCCAGGCCTCGACCCGCGCCGCGCTGCCCCGGTTCGAAATCGATACCACAGACGCGCAAGGCAGGCTGAAGATCAACCCGCTGATCGACTGGTCCGCCGAGGATCTTGCCGCCTATGTGGTCGAGCACGATCTACCGCCGCATCCGCTGGTCGCCGAAGGCTATCCCTCGATCGGTTGCTCGCCCTGCACCAGCAAGGTCGCTGCCGGAGAGGATCCGCGCTCGGGACGCTGGAAGGGTTGGGACAAGGTGGAGTGCGGCATCCATGTCGCCGGCGGCACCAGCGACATCAACGACCTGCCTCCTGGGTACGAACCTGCGTTCTGA
- a CDS encoding DUF934 domain-containing protein, translating into MSDVQFRFRNDEPVSDPAVTVDSFGEQTNATAVRVEPGDDARELLPHLDRLRLIEVNFPAWTDGRGYSSARVLREAGFTGEIRAVGDVVIDMLSHLKRCGFDAFAPEHPLNEADAQAAFDRWDNVYQATADGRQPIWAKRHAG; encoded by the coding sequence ATGTCTGACGTCCAGTTCCGGTTCCGCAACGATGAACCGGTGTCCGATCCGGCTGTCACCGTGGACTCCTTCGGCGAGCAGACCAACGCCACCGCCGTGCGCGTGGAGCCGGGCGACGACGCGCGCGAACTGCTGCCGCACCTCGACCGCCTGCGCCTGATCGAGGTGAACTTTCCCGCCTGGACCGACGGGCGCGGCTATTCCTCGGCGCGCGTGCTGCGCGAGGCAGGCTTCACCGGTGAGATCCGCGCGGTGGGCGACGTGGTGATCGACATGCTCAGCCACCTGAAGCGCTGCGGCTTCGACGCCTTCGCGCCCGAGCATCCGCTGAACGAAGCGGACGCACAGGCCGCATTCGACCGCTGGGACAACGTCTACCAGGCGACGGCTGACGGCCGCCAGCCGATCTGGGCCAAACGCCACGCGGGTTGA
- a CDS encoding nitrite/sulfite reductase, protein MYKYDQYDQQMVDTRVAEFGDQVRRRLTGELTEDQFRPLRLQNGLYLQLHAYMLRVAVPYGTLSSAQMRMLGDIADKYDRGYGHFTTRQNIQYNWIKLEETPQILADLASVEMHAIQTSGNCIRNISSDQYAGAAADEIIDPRPYAELLRQWSSFHPEFLTLPRKFKIAVIASDTDRAAMRLHDIGIQMVRNAAGEIGAQFYVGGGMGRTPMIGPMVREFVPLDQLITYSEACLRVYNRYGRRDNKYKARIKILVHELGKEEYTRQVEEEFQHLLSQGIEPPIAELERIKQYFVDPAFDTGLSDELDLTDPDFRLWVERNTEAHKQAGYVIATVSLKPVGGIPGDATADQIRLMADLARDYSFDELRVTHAQNIVFPHVRKADLYTLWQKLDAADLSTANLDTIGDIIACPGLDYCSLANARSIPIAQKISERFVAKQEEIGEMKLKISGCINACGHHHAGHIGILGVDRKGKENYQLLLGGSEGADTSLGQITGPGFDEDGIVDAVEKATEVYLAKREGDERFLDTYRRIGMAPFKEALYG, encoded by the coding sequence ATGTATAAGTACGACCAATACGACCAGCAGATGGTCGACACCCGCGTTGCCGAGTTCGGCGACCAGGTCCGCCGCCGCCTGACCGGCGAGCTGACGGAGGACCAGTTCCGCCCTTTGCGCCTGCAGAACGGCCTCTACCTGCAGCTGCACGCCTACATGCTGCGCGTCGCGGTGCCCTACGGCACGCTGAGCAGCGCGCAGATGCGGATGCTCGGCGACATCGCGGACAAGTACGACCGCGGCTATGGCCACTTCACCACGCGCCAGAACATCCAGTACAACTGGATCAAGCTGGAAGAGACGCCGCAGATCCTGGCCGATCTCGCCAGCGTCGAGATGCATGCCATCCAGACCAGCGGCAACTGCATCCGCAATATCAGCTCGGACCAGTACGCCGGCGCCGCCGCGGACGAAATCATCGATCCGCGGCCCTATGCCGAGCTGCTGCGCCAGTGGTCGAGCTTCCACCCCGAGTTCCTGACGCTGCCGCGCAAGTTCAAGATCGCGGTGATCGCCAGCGACACCGACCGTGCGGCGATGCGCCTGCACGACATCGGCATCCAGATGGTCCGCAATGCCGCCGGAGAGATCGGCGCGCAGTTCTACGTTGGCGGCGGCATGGGCCGCACGCCGATGATCGGGCCGATGGTGCGCGAATTCGTGCCGCTCGACCAGCTGATCACTTACTCCGAGGCGTGCCTGCGCGTGTACAACCGCTACGGCCGGCGCGACAACAAGTACAAGGCGCGCATCAAGATCCTGGTCCACGAGTTGGGCAAGGAAGAATACACCCGCCAAGTCGAAGAAGAGTTCCAGCACCTTCTGAGCCAGGGCATTGAGCCGCCGATCGCGGAGCTGGAGCGGATCAAGCAGTACTTCGTCGATCCGGCTTTCGACACCGGCTTGTCGGACGAGCTGGACCTGACCGATCCCGATTTCCGCCTCTGGGTGGAGCGCAACACCGAAGCGCACAAGCAGGCTGGCTACGTGATCGCGACCGTCAGCTTGAAGCCCGTCGGCGGCATTCCGGGCGACGCCACCGCCGACCAGATCCGCCTCATGGCCGACCTCGCGCGCGATTACTCCTTTGATGAGCTGCGCGTCACCCACGCGCAGAACATCGTCTTCCCGCACGTGCGCAAGGCCGACCTTTACACGCTGTGGCAGAAGCTCGACGCGGCGGACCTGTCGACGGCCAACCTCGATACGATCGGCGACATCATCGCCTGCCCCGGCCTCGACTATTGCAGCCTCGCCAATGCCCGCTCGATCCCGATCGCGCAGAAGATCTCCGAGCGCTTCGTGGCGAAGCAGGAGGAGATCGGCGAGATGAAGCTGAAGATCTCGGGCTGCATCAACGCCTGCGGCCACCATCACGCCGGCCACATCGGCATCCTGGGGGTCGATCGTAAGGGCAAGGAGAACTACCAGCTCCTGCTCGGCGGCTCAGAAGGCGCGGACACCTCGCTCGGCCAGATCACCGGGCCCGGCTTCGACGAGGACGGCATCGTCGATGCGGTCGAGAAAGCTACCGAGGTCTACCTGGCGAAGCGCGAAGGCGACGAGCGGTTCCTGGACACCTACCGCCGGATCGGCATGGCGCCGTTCAAGGAGGCGCTTTATGGCTGA
- a CDS encoding DUF2849 domain-containing protein has protein sequence MKILTGNDLKSGAVIWWDGQGWSLHVDDAVDVADQGAQLIAREEGAQNVFAAYVVDGEKTAEGVRPAHIKERIRALGPTVRPDLTLKPADPAALNWVI, from the coding sequence GTGAAGATCCTGACCGGCAACGACCTGAAGAGCGGCGCCGTCATCTGGTGGGACGGCCAGGGCTGGTCGCTCCATGTCGACGATGCGGTCGATGTCGCCGACCAGGGCGCGCAGCTGATCGCGCGCGAGGAAGGCGCCCAGAACGTCTTCGCCGCCTACGTCGTCGATGGCGAGAAGACCGCCGAGGGCGTCCGCCCCGCGCACATCAAGGAGCGCATTCGCGCGCTCGGCCCCACGGTGCGCCCCGACCTGACGCTCAAGCCCGCCGATCCGGCAGCCCTCAACTGGGTGATCTGA
- the cobA gene encoding uroporphyrinogen-III C-methyltransferase, with protein sequence MQALSPESRIGTVHLVGAGPGDPDLLTLRAARLIMSAGLIVHDGLVSPEIMAMTRSGARLVSVAKARSNHTMKQEAINALLVREALAGHDVVRLKGGDPFIFGRGGEEAEACRAAGVPVQVVPGITSALGASASAQIPLTHRDSASIVTFVAGQCKGLTEQDWAGLAGKDRTLVIFMGVATAPLIAEKLMADGLAPETPVAVIENATRSDMRVLRGPLAGLPDLVQGQRVRSPALIVIGQVTAEPDTTLRAVALEAAQ encoded by the coding sequence ATGCAAGCCCTCTCCCCTGAGTCCCGCATCGGTACCGTCCACCTGGTCGGCGCCGGACCGGGCGATCCCGATCTCCTGACCCTGCGCGCGGCGCGGCTGATCATGTCGGCCGGGCTGATCGTCCACGATGGCCTGGTCTCGCCCGAGATCATGGCGATGACGCGCTCCGGCGCCCGCCTGGTCTCGGTCGCCAAGGCACGCTCCAATCACACCATGAAGCAGGAGGCGATCAACGCCCTGCTCGTGCGCGAGGCATTGGCCGGTCACGACGTCGTGCGCCTCAAGGGCGGCGACCCCTTCATCTTCGGTCGCGGCGGCGAGGAGGCGGAGGCCTGCCGCGCCGCCGGCGTGCCGGTGCAGGTCGTGCCGGGAATCACTTCCGCACTGGGCGCCTCCGCATCCGCGCAGATTCCCCTCACCCATCGCGACAGCGCCTCGATCGTCACCTTCGTCGCCGGCCAGTGCAAGGGCCTGACCGAGCAGGACTGGGCTGGCCTGGCCGGCAAGGACCGCACGCTGGTGATCTTCATGGGCGTCGCCACCGCTCCGCTCATTGCCGAGAAGCTGATGGCCGACGGGCTCGCACCCGAAACGCCGGTCGCGGTGATCGAGAACGCCACGCGTTCCGACATGCGCGTTTTGCGCGGACCGCTTGCGGGATTGCCCGACCTGGTGCAGGGGCAGCGCGTCCGCAGTCCGGCGCTGATCGTCATCGGCCAGGTCACTGCAGAGCCCGACACCACCCTACGCGCAGTCGCGCTGGAGGCAGCACAGTGA
- the infC gene encoding translation initiation factor IF-3, with the protein MMTPPVKSGPRYNNLIQSDKVRVIDENGENLGVMYTREAIAQAAEVGLDLVEVSPNADPPVCKFLDVGKFRYEAQKKANLARKSQKTQEIKEIKMRPNIDDHDYDVKMRNVARFIDDGDKVKVTLRFRGRELSHQQLGMDLLRRVQADVAEVAKVEAYPRMEGRQMLMVLSPK; encoded by the coding sequence ATGATGACGCCACCGGTCAAGAGCGGACCGCGCTACAACAATCTGATCCAGTCAGACAAAGTCCGCGTGATCGACGAAAACGGAGAGAACCTGGGCGTCATGTACACGCGCGAGGCGATCGCGCAGGCCGCTGAAGTCGGCCTAGACCTGGTGGAGGTCTCCCCCAACGCTGACCCGCCGGTCTGCAAGTTCCTGGACGTCGGCAAGTTCCGCTACGAAGCGCAGAAGAAGGCCAACCTGGCGCGCAAGTCGCAGAAGACGCAGGAAATCAAAGAGATCAAGATGCGTCCCAACATCGACGATCACGATTACGACGTGAAGATGCGCAACGTCGCCCGCTTCATCGACGATGGCGACAAGGTGAAGGTCACCCTGCGCTTCCGTGGTCGCGAGCTGTCGCACCAGCAGCTGGGCATGGACCTGCTGCGCCGCGTGCAGGCAGACGTCGCCGAAGTGGCAAAGGTCGAAGCCTACCCGCGTATGGAAGGCCGCCAGATGCTGATGGTGCTTTCGCCGAAGTAA
- the pdeM gene encoding ligase-associated DNA damage response endonuclease PdeM: MVPFSFCGEELRLVGATSSGRGGGGALYWPREQALLVADLHLEKASFYARSGQMLPPYDSRETLERLALAIRETGARRVFALGDNFHDDSGVGRLEPHAAGMLAALTRAVEWVWIVGNHDPSLEKDAGGEVVAEAAVAGLILRHKARAGETAPELSGHFHPKLVVAARGRRIARACAVASERRIILPAFGALTGGMNAASTEILAAMQPASAIDAILPARGRLLQYPLWRAAA, from the coding sequence ATGGTTCCCTTTTCGTTCTGTGGTGAGGAGTTGCGCCTGGTGGGCGCCACCTCGAGCGGCCGCGGCGGTGGCGGTGCGCTCTACTGGCCGCGCGAGCAGGCGCTGCTGGTGGCCGACCTGCACCTCGAAAAGGCGAGCTTCTATGCCCGTTCAGGCCAGATGCTGCCACCTTACGACAGCCGGGAGACCCTGGAACGCCTGGCCCTCGCCATCCGCGAGACCGGCGCGCGCCGTGTCTTCGCGCTGGGCGACAACTTTCACGACGACAGCGGCGTTGGCCGACTTGAACCTCACGCAGCGGGCATGCTGGCGGCGCTCACCCGCGCGGTGGAGTGGGTGTGGATCGTCGGCAACCACGATCCCTCGCTGGAAAAGGATGCCGGCGGTGAGGTCGTCGCCGAAGCTGCGGTCGCCGGCCTGATCCTGCGCCACAAGGCGCGCGCGGGCGAGACTGCGCCCGAACTCTCGGGGCACTTCCACCCCAAGCTGGTGGTCGCGGCACGTGGTCGGCGCATTGCGCGCGCCTGCGCGGTGGCGAGCGAAAGGCGCATCATCCTGCCCGCATTCGGCGCGCTCACGGGCGGCATGAACGCGGCCTCCACCGAGATCCTGGCGGCGATGCAGCCGGCCAGCGCGATCGACGCGATCTTGCCGGCACGCGGGCGTTTGCTGCAGTATCCCCTCTGGCGCGCGGCTGCGTGA
- the hemF gene encoding oxygen-dependent coproporphyrinogen oxidase — MTDIATDWTPFTQRARTWFEHLRDAICAEFEAIEREMGSQAAFAYTPWKRQALEGESGDTGGGTRAVMKGKVFEKVGVNVSTVAGGLAKDFAGTINGASADNNAFTATGISLVAHMSNPHVPAVHMNTRFLTTTKAWFGGGADLNPPLPYDDDTAEFHAAFKAACDGFAPDAYTRYKAWADEYFFIPHRNVHRGVGGIFYDHLECTDEQVWEANFAFTKAVGEAFLSVFPRIVRRRLGLPWSTADKAQQLEWRGRYAEFNLVYDRGTLFGLKTGGNIDAILMSLPPEATWS; from the coding sequence ATGACAGATATTGCAACCGACTGGACACCGTTCACCCAACGCGCCCGCACCTGGTTCGAGCACTTGCGCGACGCGATTTGTGCCGAGTTCGAGGCTATCGAGCGCGAGATGGGCAGCCAGGCCGCCTTCGCCTACACGCCGTGGAAGCGGCAAGCCCTGGAAGGCGAGAGCGGCGACACCGGCGGTGGCACCCGCGCGGTGATGAAGGGCAAGGTGTTCGAGAAGGTCGGCGTCAACGTCTCGACCGTCGCGGGCGGGCTGGCGAAGGACTTTGCCGGTACCATCAACGGTGCCAGTGCCGATAACAATGCCTTCACCGCCACCGGCATCAGCCTGGTCGCACACATGAGCAATCCGCATGTGCCCGCCGTGCACATGAACACGCGCTTTTTGACGACCACCAAGGCATGGTTCGGTGGCGGCGCCGACCTCAATCCGCCGCTGCCCTACGACGACGACACGGCCGAGTTCCACGCCGCGTTCAAGGCCGCGTGCGACGGCTTCGCGCCCGACGCCTACACACGCTACAAGGCGTGGGCGGACGAGTACTTCTTCATCCCGCACCGCAACGTGCACCGCGGGGTCGGCGGCATCTTCTACGACCACCTCGAGTGCACCGACGAGCAGGTCTGGGAAGCGAACTTCGCCTTCACCAAGGCCGTGGGTGAGGCGTTCCTGTCCGTGTTTCCGCGGATCGTGCGGCGTCGCCTGGGCTTGCCCTGGAGCACGGCGGACAAAGCGCAGCAGCTGGAATGGCGCGGCCGTTATGCCGAGTTCAACCTGGTCTACGACCGGGGCACGCTGTTCGGCCTCAAGACCGGTGGCAACATCGATGCCATCCTGATGAGCCTGCCGCCCGAAGCGACCTGGAGCTGA
- a CDS encoding bifunctional (p)ppGpp synthetase/guanosine-3',5'-bis(diphosphate) 3'-pyrophosphohydrolase: MLRQYELVERVLEYAPEADEALLNRAYVYTVQKHGSQKRASGDPYFSHPIEVAGLMTELKLDQQTIITALLHDTVEDTLVTVEEIEQKFGPDVARLVDGVTKLSKIEAMPENERAAENLRKFLLAMSEDLRVLLVKLADRLHNMRTLHFIKSEDKRRRIARETMDIYAPLAERVGMYEYMREMQLLAFEQLEPEAYAIITGRLAQIRNQEGGQVDAIAFAIRQALAEAGLGVEVVGREKHPYSIWRKMSERHVTFEQITDIMAFRVLVEQPEDCYRALGVLHQTWQMIPGRFKDYISTPKTNGYKSLHTALIYENSMRMEVQIRTRDMHRTNEFGLAAHWAYKQGGGRPGSGVKPDGQVGWLRDLIEIVDASHDAEELLEHTKLAIYADRIFAFTPKGALHQLPKGSTAVDFAYAVHTNLGNAAVGAKINGRLVPLRTRLVNGDVVEIVKSTQTEPQLAWLGFVVTGKARAAIRRAVRAKERQEIAAIGAKLYDEIASRLPGRIGKKATTAAVGRLGLRDEEELMFAIGSARLTDRQVMEAIAPGSTAELPEDEDWPVQEQAISIKGLTPGMGFHLAECCHPVPGDRIVGLRRPDQKVEVHTIDCLTLASGVDADWLDVSWGERTTGAVGRLRLVLYNRPGTLAEVTDIFARNRANVVNLQMVQRDEPFGTYEVDMEVTDLAHLTRIVGSLRASEAVAEAQRV; this comes from the coding sequence ATGCTCCGCCAATACGAACTCGTCGAACGCGTCCTAGAGTATGCGCCAGAGGCCGATGAGGCCTTGCTGAACCGCGCCTACGTCTACACCGTCCAGAAACACGGCAGCCAGAAGCGCGCCAGCGGCGACCCGTATTTCAGCCATCCGATCGAGGTGGCAGGCTTGATGACCGAGCTCAAACTCGACCAGCAGACCATCATCACCGCGCTGCTGCACGACACGGTCGAGGATACGCTCGTCACCGTCGAGGAGATCGAGCAGAAGTTCGGGCCCGACGTCGCGCGCCTGGTCGACGGCGTCACCAAGCTCTCCAAGATCGAGGCCATGCCCGAGAACGAGCGGGCGGCGGAGAACCTGCGCAAGTTCCTGCTGGCGATGAGCGAGGACTTGCGCGTCCTCCTCGTCAAGCTGGCCGACCGGCTGCACAACATGCGCACGCTCCACTTCATCAAGAGCGAGGACAAGCGCCGGCGCATCGCGCGCGAGACCATGGATATCTACGCGCCGCTGGCCGAGCGCGTGGGCATGTACGAATACATGCGCGAGATGCAGCTCCTCGCCTTCGAGCAGCTGGAGCCCGAGGCTTACGCGATCATCACGGGCCGACTGGCGCAGATCCGCAATCAGGAAGGCGGGCAGGTCGACGCGATCGCCTTCGCCATCCGCCAGGCGCTCGCCGAAGCCGGCCTGGGCGTGGAGGTCGTCGGGCGCGAGAAGCACCCGTACTCGATCTGGCGCAAGATGAGCGAGCGCCACGTGACGTTCGAGCAGATCACCGACATCATGGCGTTCCGCGTCCTGGTCGAGCAGCCGGAGGATTGCTACCGCGCGCTCGGCGTGCTGCATCAGACCTGGCAGATGATCCCGGGGCGGTTCAAGGATTACATTTCGACGCCCAAGACCAACGGCTACAAGTCGTTGCACACCGCCCTGATCTATGAAAATTCGATGCGCATGGAGGTGCAGATCCGCACCCGCGACATGCACCGCACCAACGAATTCGGCCTGGCCGCGCATTGGGCCTACAAGCAGGGCGGCGGCAGACCCGGCAGCGGCGTCAAGCCAGACGGGCAAGTCGGCTGGCTGCGCGACCTGATCGAGATCGTCGATGCCAGCCACGATGCCGAGGAACTGCTCGAGCATACCAAGCTGGCGATCTACGCCGATCGCATCTTCGCCTTCACACCCAAGGGCGCGCTGCACCAGCTGCCCAAGGGCTCGACCGCGGTGGACTTCGCTTATGCCGTCCACACCAACCTGGGCAATGCGGCGGTCGGCGCCAAGATCAATGGTCGGTTGGTGCCGCTGCGCACCCGGCTGGTGAACGGCGACGTGGTGGAGATCGTCAAGAGCACGCAGACCGAGCCGCAGCTGGCCTGGCTGGGCTTCGTCGTCACCGGCAAGGCCCGCGCCGCCATCCGCCGGGCCGTGCGCGCCAAGGAGCGGCAGGAAATCGCCGCGATCGGCGCCAAGCTGTACGACGAGATCGCCTCGCGCCTCCCCGGCCGCATCGGCAAGAAGGCGACCACCGCCGCCGTCGGCCGCCTAGGCCTGCGCGACGAGGAAGAACTGATGTTCGCTATCGGCTCGGCCCGGCTCACCGACCGGCAGGTCATGGAAGCGATCGCGCCGGGCAGTACCGCCGAACTGCCCGAGGATGAGGACTGGCCCGTCCAGGAGCAGGCGATCTCCATCAAGGGCCTGACGCCCGGCATGGGTTTCCACCTGGCCGAGTGTTGCCACCCGGTGCCCGGCGATCGCATCGTTGGCCTGAGGCGGCCCGACCAGAAGGTCGAAGTGCACACCATCGACTGTCTGACATTGGCCAGCGGAGTCGATGCCGACTGGCTCGACGTGTCCTGGGGCGAGCGGACCACCGGCGCGGTCGGGCGATTGCGGCTGGTGCTCTACAACCGGCCGGGCACATTGGCGGAGGTGACCGACATCTTCGCGCGAAATCGCGCTAACGTCGTCAACCTGCAGATGGTGCAGCGCGACGAGCCTTTCGGCACCTACGAGGTCGACATGGAAGTGACCGACCTCGCGCACCTGACGCGCATCGTCGGCTCACTGCGCGCGAGCGAAGCAGTGGCAGAAGCTCAGCGGGTCTGA
- a CDS encoding LysM peptidoglycan-binding domain-containing protein — protein sequence MAIYRTYTVRRGDTLSGIAHTFATSVAALQELNALPDANRLKVGQTLKVMRVSDTFRVGEAGDTLAHVATRARVDPRTLAQANGGAPLDSDIGGRPIVVPSSAPTAGPVPPPGHKLGQLSAKYECGNRGPGTVSTGRGDSGGASYGQYQLASKKDQPRLFLASAEGSPYAARFARMEQGDSDFTAAWKLCASELGASFGDAQHAYIQRTHYAPQCARIQKRTGVDVTKLSATLRDVVWSTAVQHGSGSDIVADAIAGLEVQPGAADFETRLIDAIYLERGRRNTDGVLVHFAKNSLKVQEGIAARFRSERNDAQAMLSAELVKQTIAAAVLSPPPEVDASSESQEAFLARIASRMSDADVSALLEHYGDDETRADFERGRKVLVSLRRSTDWSQAELGKYDDPMILIWKTGASISVKRFIGNTEPAGCYAFGHVRAARGSSVDFDRDGRCDLGRLRAGVYHFRPEQHPHLGAIWRARDIQVVDRDCNHDGKFTPDLPTSGDKTDPCNAGTTMYIHKGGTSFTGSAGCQTLPPADFDALRTSVGEQPSLDYILINAS from the coding sequence GTGGCCATTTACCGGACCTACACCGTGCGGCGCGGGGACACGCTGTCGGGCATTGCGCACACGTTCGCAACCAGTGTCGCGGCGCTGCAGGAGCTCAATGCCCTGCCCGATGCCAACCGGTTGAAGGTGGGCCAGACGCTGAAGGTCATGCGCGTCAGCGACACTTTCCGCGTCGGCGAGGCAGGCGACACGCTGGCCCATGTGGCCACGCGCGCCCGTGTCGATCCGCGTACGCTGGCGCAAGCCAATGGCGGCGCTCCGCTCGACAGCGATATTGGCGGGCGACCGATCGTGGTGCCCAGCAGCGCGCCGACCGCCGGTCCGGTCCCGCCGCCGGGGCACAAGCTGGGGCAGCTTTCCGCCAAGTACGAGTGCGGCAACCGTGGACCCGGCACGGTCTCGACCGGCCGCGGCGACAGCGGTGGTGCGTCCTATGGCCAGTACCAGCTCGCTTCCAAGAAGGATCAGCCGCGCCTGTTCCTCGCCTCCGCGGAGGGCTCGCCCTATGCGGCCCGCTTCGCCCGCATGGAGCAGGGTGACAGCGATTTCACCGCGGCCTGGAAGCTGTGCGCCAGCGAGCTGGGTGCCAGCTTCGGCGATGCGCAGCACGCCTACATCCAGCGCACGCACTATGCCCCGCAGTGCGCGCGCATCCAGAAGCGGACCGGCGTGGACGTCACCAAACTGTCGGCGACCTTGCGCGACGTGGTCTGGTCGACCGCGGTGCAGCACGGCAGCGGCTCCGATATTGTCGCCGACGCGATCGCCGGCCTGGAGGTGCAACCCGGCGCCGCCGACTTCGAGACACGCCTCATCGACGCGATCTATCTCGAGCGCGGCCGGCGCAACACGGACGGCGTGCTGGTGCACTTTGCCAAGAACTCGCTGAAGGTACAGGAAGGCATCGCCGCGCGCTTTCGCAGTGAGCGCAACGATGCGCAGGCGATGCTCTCGGCCGAGCTGGTCAAGCAGACGATCGCGGCTGCGGTGCTCTCTCCGCCACCCGAAGTCGACGCCAGCAGCGAAAGCCAGGAGGCGTTCCTGGCCCGCATCGCGTCGCGGATGAGCGATGCCGATGTGAGCGCGCTGCTGGAACACTACGGCGACGACGAGACGCGCGCCGACTTCGAGCGGGGACGCAAAGTCCTGGTCTCGCTGCGCCGATCGACCGATTGGAGCCAGGCGGAACTGGGCAAGTACGACGACCCCATGATCCTGATCTGGAAGACCGGCGCCTCGATCTCGGTCAAACGCTTCATCGGCAACACCGAGCCTGCCGGCTGCTATGCGTTCGGACATGTGCGGGCGGCGCGCGGGTCATCGGTCGACTTCGACCGGGACGGCCGCTGCGATCTTGGCCGCCTGCGCGCCGGCGTCTACCATTTCCGGCCCGAGCAGCACCCCCACTTGGGCGCGATCTGGCGCGCGCGCGACATCCAGGTGGTCGACCGCGACTGCAACCACGACGGCAAGTTCACACCGGACCTGCCCACCAGCGGCGACAAGACCGATCCCTGCAATGCCGGCACGACGATGTACATTCACAAGGGCGGGACCAGCTTCACCGGCTCGGCGGGTTGCCAGACGCTGCCGCCCGCCGACTTCGACGCCCTACGCACCAGCGTGGGCGAGCAACCGAGCTTGGATTACATCCTGATCAACGCATCCTGA